The Epinephelus lanceolatus isolate andai-2023 chromosome 11, ASM4190304v1, whole genome shotgun sequence genome window below encodes:
- the synj1 gene encoding synaptojanin-1 isoform X8, whose translation MAFSKGYRIYHKLDPPPYSVIVETRTREECLMFESGAVAVLSAAEKEAIKNTYAKIVDAYGILGVLRLNLGDSMLHSLVVVTGCSSVGKVQDSEVFRVTQTDFISLKNDPADEDRIAEVRKVLNSGHFYFAWSATGVSMDLSLNAHRRTLEDTTDNRFFWNQSLHLHLKHYGVNCDDWLLRLMCGGVEIRTIYAGHKQAKACIFSRLSSERAGTRFNVRGTNDDGQVANFVETEQVIFLDDKVSSFIQIRGSIPLFWEQPGIQVGSHRVKLSRGFEANAPAFERHFTALRRLYGKQVIINLLGSKEGEHMLSKAFQSHLKASEHATAVKMVNFDYHQNVKGGKADKLHSVLKPYLSKFLEECGFFYYSGEMGIAKTQGGTIRTNCLDCLDRTNSVQAFFALEMLPKQLEDMSLTEKPQLVARFQEVFRTMWSANGDSVSKIYAGTGALDGKAKAGKLKDGARSVTRTIQNNFFDSSKQEAIDILRLGSTLNSDLADKARALLTTSSLYVTEPVLQSASPRVLLGMCQNYHKYTRPKQIRVCVGTWNVNGGKQFRSIAFRNQTLNDWLLDAPKKAGHPEFQDSKANPIDIFAIGFEEMVELNAGNIVSASTTNQKLWAAELQKNISRDHKYVLLASEQLVGVCLFVFIRPQHAPFIRDVAVDTVKTGMGGATGNKGGVAIRLLFHTTSICFVCSHFAAGQSQVKERNDDYNEITRRLSFPMGRLLYSHDYVFWCGDFNYRISMPNEEVKDLIKQQSWDSLTAGDQLLDQKNAGLVFRGFIEGKLDFAPTYKYDLFSEDYDTSEKCRTPAWTDRILWKRRKWNFNKTAEEMNVVGAPSTSWENEDDPDNPWSPGTLKYYGRAELKTSDHRPVVAVIDVDILEVDPEARHQVYKDVIALQGPPDGTILVSLCSSGPDDYFDDALIDELLDKFSNFGEVILIRFVEEKMWVTFLEGYSALAALSLSASTVLGKVIDIRLKSPGWIKSLEEEMSVERICGSIPTSASSTLLAEDTDMGDDDYDMEGEVDEEVEEILPQHLQPGAGSGPGSSPLPSPRSSPCPSPTHGEPAAPSRPSRGGQPARPSQGPPVDFQPGAPTSLEPKRPPPPRPQAPPARPAPPQRPPPPSGGMSPLPIRKESGGPKSPALPRPDAAAGRGQVAVGAPGPGGASRPNIPPRAGVISMPPQSRPPPPAHPGAPRPIPEVHPGAPRPIPDTHPGAPRHVPSGQAKPSDLPLGPSPSGPPLAEPPAGRPQVPSPMQPPMQPQQAAPAAQSQLPPPMQPTLPAPLQPQQAPKAGPPPAAAPAGPPQGLASPKPPPRSRSSHALPPDAAKSETAPAAQLEKPSG comes from the exons ATGGCCTTCAGCAAGGGATATCGCATTTACCACAAGCTGGATCCACCCCCCTACAGTGTCATAGTGGAAACCAGGACCAGGGAAGAATGCCTCATGTTTGAATCAGGGGCTGTTGCTGTTCTGT CGGCAGCAGAGAAGGAggccattaaaaacacatatgcCAAGATTGTTGATGCCTATGGCATCCTGGGTGTCCTCCGCCTAAACTTGG GTGATTCCATGCTCCACAGTCTGGTGGTCGTGACAGGATGCAGCTCTGTGGGGAAGGTGCAGGATTCTGAGGTTTTCAGGGTCACACAGACAGACTTTATATCGCTGAAGAATGATCCAGCAGATGAGGACCGCATAGCTGAGGTGCGAAAGGTCCTGAACTCAGGACACTTTTACTTTGCCTGGTCTGCCACTGGAGTCAGCATGGACCTGAGTCTCAATGCACATCGCAGGACCCTGGAAGACACTACAGATAACCGCTTCTTCTG GAACCAATCTCTGCACCTGCACCTGAAACACTACGGAGTTAACTGTGATGACTGGCTGTTGAGGCTGATGTGTGGTGGTGTGGAGATCAGGACCATTTATGCAGGGCACAAACAGGCCAAGGCCTGCATCTTCTCACGCCTCAGCTCAGAGCGAGCAGGCACACGATTCAACGTCAGAGGAACAAATGATGACGGACAGGTGGCCAACTTTGTGGAGACTGAACAG GTTATTTTCCTGGATGACAAGGTCTCATCCTTCATACAGATCCGTGGGTCCATTCCTCTTTTCTGGGAACAGCCAGGAATCCAG GTTGGATCTCATCGTGTCAAACTCTCGAGGGGATTTGAGGCAAATGCGCCAGCATTTGAAAG ACACTTCACTGCACTGCGGAGGTTGTACGGTAAACAGGTGATCATAAATCTGCTTGGGAGCAAGGAAGGGGAACACATGCTCAGCAAAGCGTTCCAG AGTCACTTGAAGGCATCAGAGCATGCGACAGCAGTGAAAATGGTGAACTTTGACTACCATCAAAATGTGAAGGGGGGCAAGGCAGACAAACTCCACAGTGTCCTCAAACCCTACCTCAGCAAGTTTTTAGAGGAGTGTGGGTTCTTCTACTACTCGGGAGAGATGGGCATCGCAAA GACTCAGGGTGGGACCATTAGGACCAACTGCTTGGACTGTCTGGACAGAACCAACAGTGTTCAGGCCTTCTTTGCCCTTGAG ATGTTGCCAAAGCAGCTGGAGGACATGAGTCTGACAGAGAAACCCCAGCTGGTGGCCCGGTTCCAGGAGGTTTTTAGGACCATGTGGTCAGCCAATGGAGACTCCGTCAGTAAGATCTACGCAGGCACTGGTGCCCTGGATGGCAAGGCCAAG gcGGGAAAGCTAAAAGATGGCGCTCGTTCCGTGACAAGGACCATCCAGAACAACTTCTTTGACAGCTCCAAGCAGGAGGCTATAGACATCCTGAGGCTGGGCTCCACACTCAACAGCGATTTGGCGGACAAAGCTCGTGCCTTGCTCACCACGTCCAGTCTATATG TCACTGAGCCCGTCTTACAATCAG CTTCCCCAAGAGTATTGCTGGGAATGTGTCAGAACTACCATAAATACACGAGGCCCAAGCAGATCCGGGTGTGTGTCGGCACCTGGAATGTCAACGGCGGTAAACAGTTTCGCAGCATTGCTTTCCGCAACCAGACGCTCAACGACTGGCTGTTGGATGCTCCAAAGAAGGCAGGGCATCCTGAGTTCCAGG ACAGCAAAGCCAACCCCATAGATATCTTTGCCATTGGCTTTGAAGAAATGGTTGAACTGAATGCTGGCAATATTGTCAGTGCGAG CACTACAAACCAGAAACTATGGGCAGCTGagctacaaaaaaacatatcGCGGGACCACAAGTATGTGCTGCTTGCTTCAGAGCAGCTGGTGggagtgtgtctgtttgttttcatccgcccacagcacgcACCCTTCATCAG GGATGTTGCCGTAGATACTGTAAAAACTGGGATGGGCGGGGCTACAGGCAATAAAGGAGGTGTGGCCATCCGCCTGCTCTTCCACACCACCAGCATCTGCTTTGTCTGCTCCCACTTTGCTGCCGGCCAGTCACAGGTCAAGGAGAGGAACGACGACTACAATGAGATCACACGCAGACTCAGCTTCCCCATG GGTCGTCTGCTGTACTCGCATGACTACGTCTTCTGGTGTGGAGACTTTAATTATCGAATCAGTATGCCCAATGAGGAAGTGAAAGACCTGATCAAACAGCAGAGCTGGGACTCCCTGACGGCTGGGGACCAGTTGTTGGACCAGAAGAATGCTGGTTTG GTGTTCAGAGGTTTTATCGAGGGGAAGTTAGATTTTGCCCCCACCTATAAGTATGACCTCTTCTCAGAAGACTATGACACCAGCGAGAAGTGCCGAACACCAGCCTGGACTGACCGCATCCTctggaagaggaggaagtggaactttAACAAAACGG CTGAGGAGATGAATGTAGTAGGGGCACCTTCCACATCTTGGGAGAATGAGGATGATCCAGACAACCCCTGGAGCCCTGGAACTCTGAAGTACTATGGCAGGGCTGAGCTTAAGACCTCAGACCACAG ACCCGTGGTGGCTGTAATAGACGTGGACATCCTGGAAGTTGACCCAGAGGCGCGTCACCAGGTCTACAAAGACGTCATCGCCCTGCAGGGGCCCCCAGATGGCACCATCCTGGTGTCACTCTGCTCCTCCGGCCCTGATGACTACTTTGACGATGCGCTCATAGACGAGCTGCTGGACAAGTTTTCTAATTTCGGAGAGGTCATCCTCATCAG GTTTGTGGAGGAGAAGATGTGGGTGACATTCCTGGAAGGTTACTCTGCGcttgctgctctgtctctcagCGCTTCCACT GTCCTTGGCAAAGTGATTGACATCCGTTTGAAGAGTCCAGGCTGGATCAAGAGCCTGGAAGAGGAGATGAGTGTGGAGAGGATCTGTGGAAGCATCCCCACCTCGGCCAGCTCCACCCTGCTTGCTGAGGACACAGACATGGGCGATGATGATTACGATATGGAAG GTGAAGTGGATGAGGAGGTCGAGGAGATCCTTCCCCAGCACCTTCAGCCTGGAGCAGGCTCTGGCCCTGGATCctcccctctcccctcccctcgCAGTAGTCCCTGTCCCTCCCCCACCCACGGAGAACCTGCTGCCCCCAGCAGGCCTAGTCGTGGAGGGCAACCTGCCCGACCATCACAAG GGCCTCCTGTTGACTTCCAGCCTGGTGCCCCCACATCTCTAGAGCCCAAACGCCCACCTCCCCCTCGTCCCCAAGCTCCCCCAGCCAGACCAGCACCCCCTCAACGCCCACCACCGCCATCAG GAGGCATGAGCCCTCTGCCTATTAGAAAGGAATCTGGAG GACCAAAAAGCCCCGCTCTTCCTCGGCCAGATGCTGCTGCAG GTCGAGGCCAGGTAGCAGTGGGAGCTCCTGGACCTGGAGGTGCTTCCAGACCG AATATCCCTCCTCGAGCTGGAGTCATCAGTATGCCCCCCCAGTCTCGCCCACCACCTCCCGCTCACCCCGGAGCACCTAGACCCATCCCAGAAGTGCATCCCGGGGCCCCTCGGCCAATCCCAGACACCCACCCTGGAGCTCCACGACATGTGCCCAGCGGCCAGGCAAAACCATCTGACCTGCCTCTGG GTCCCTCTCCCTCAGGTCCTCCTCTTGCAGAGCCCCCTGCAGGGAGACCCCAGGTTCCATCACCCATGCAGCCACCCATGCAGCCCCAACAGGCTGCACCTGCAGCTCAGTCCCAACTCCCACCACCGATGCAGCCCACACTTCCAGCTCCACTCCAACCACAGCAAGCTCCTAAAGCAGGGccccctcctgctgctgcccctgctggGCCTCCACAGGGTCTAGCCTCTCCTAAACCCCCACCACGTTCCCGCTCCTCTCACGCTCTGCCACCTGATGCTGCCAAGTCTGAGACAGCCCCAGCTGCACAG CTGGAGAAGCCCTCAGGGTGA